The DNA region CCAAGAGTGTTTTGAGACTTGCCATTCTCATGACCCAGCTTGGATGCTCAGTAAATTTAGAGATAAAAGGTGCTGACTTTTTCCCCATAATACGGCCAAGTAAGAAAGTAGCGACCCATCTATTCTTATCAGGGAAAGACCCATCTTTCATGATTTTAATAAGACTAGGAACGGCCTTAGAATTTAAGGCCAACGTTTCCTTTTTAAGTTTTTCGATTTCTTTATTCGACTTGTATTGAATTCGATATTTTGCAAGAAGAGGTGAATTGCTAGAACCTTGAACTGATTCAATCTTTGCATAACTACACAAACTTGTAAGAACAAGCATTCCTATAAAAGTCTTCTTCATTGCAAATCCTTTGCTTTTATCCAAGCATCTTTTCAAATTCTGAAAGTAATTCTTCTGCAGACTTCTTGTCTGAATCGTCCATGGCAGGAACATCTGGCTCATCATCGCCAGCAGCTTCCTCAGCTTCCCCTCCACCTTGAGAATCTTCAATAGCTTTGGCCATTTCAGCTTCAAGATCAATTTCACTATCAGCAACTTCATCAGGAATAGCTTCTTCAGCAGGAGCAGGTGTTGGCTCAGCAACAGCTTGTGGCTCAGGTTCTGGTTCAGGAGTTGGCTCTGGTTCCGGTGCTGGTTCAGGTACTGGTTCAGCAACAGGCGCAGGAGCTGCTCCACCGGCCTTAAGAGCTTCTAATTCTTTTTTAAGTTGTTCATTTTCTTGCTGTAGTTTTTTTACATTGGCGAGATCATCTTCAATAATTGAGTACTCTTGAAGTTGTTCTTTTAAACGATCTCTTTCTTCTGTAACTTCTGCTAATTGTTGTTTTAATGCTGCATCTTCTCCACCACCAGCATTGGCAGAAGCCTCAGCAAGTTGCTTATCTTTATCTGCAAGTCTAGCTTGAAGATTTGAAATCTCACTTTGTAGAATGGCAACTTCTTCACCTGCACCACTAGCATTAGCAAGATCAGCTAACCTTTTTTCAAGATCATTGATTAAATGTTGCTTAGCCGCGAGATCTTCATTGAGCTTAGCGATTTGCGCGTTCTTTTGATTTAGCTCTTCAGTACTTGCACCACCAACTTGAACACCACTCTGTGGCAGATCTGAAACGGGAACAACTGATGGAATACCTTCAGAAACATCTAATCCCCCTCCTCTAAAAAGAGAAGACTTTAAAGAATTAGAATTTTGAATAATTGAATCAAGGTAATTCTTTACAACATGTGCTGGAATTTCATGACGAAGTTCTTGAAATTTTCTTCTATTATAAAACCAATACACGATAAGCAGAACTGCTATAAAAACGAGAAAAACAATAGAGATAATGAGTGTCTCATTTTGTATTTCCATCATATCTCTAGTAAATCTTTTTAAGATCTCTGACACTTTATCCATCCTTGGAAAAATTCAATTTCATTCTTATTATAAGGCCAATAAAATTATAGGGATAGGGCAAAATTTTTGTCAATAATTCCCTACTAATAAAACTGTTTTACTCAGGAATTAATGAGCTTTTTCATTTGTGCATGAACTGGAGATCTCGCCGCTAAAATCGTTTCTCCAAAGGGAGAAAACTTCTTAGCATTATAGTCAGTTACTTTAACACCAGCTTCCTGGCAAATAATCGCAGCTGCGGCCATGTCCCAAGGAGCCAATCCCCTCTCCCAAAACCCATCGAAGGTCCCTTCGGCCACGTAGCATAAATCAAGAGCAGCAGAACCCATGCGACGGATTCCTCGACAAGTTCCCATCATATGCCAAAAGAGATCAAATTCTTTTTGATTAGGCTTACCTTTTTCAGTTATAAAGCCTGTAACAAGCATTGATTCATTGAGTTTTTTACTCAACCTATTATTGAATATTTTCTTCGCTCTCTTGGCTCCAACTTTAAAAAATGATCCACCATTTTGGTAGGCCATAAATGTATGGGCACTCGTAGGTCTATGAACGACGCCAAGAATTGGCTGACCTTTTTTAACAAGAGAGATACATACGGCAAAGTAGTCCATTCCATTTAAAAAGTTATTCGTTCCATCAAGAGGATCGACAACCCATGCATAATCCATTTGTGCATACTTTTGGTAGGCTTCTTTTTTCCCTTGATAGTCTTGAAAAGCTGATTCCTCCCCGAGAATAGGAATCGTAGGAAAATCACGCTTTAAACTTTTTATGATATGTTTTTCAGCTTCAACATCTGCCTCAGAGAAGACTCCTTGAGCCTCTTTAGAAGTGATATTTAATCGATTAAGTTTTTTCTGGTACTTCATAAGTTTTGCACCAGTTTCAATACTAATTTTAGCAACAATATCTAAGGTCTTTTTTAACTCAGTGTTCTTCATCATCTTCTCTAAAAAAGTTTAAATCCTCTTGCGGGATTTCAAATTCATCAAACTCTAGTTCTTCAGGAGTTTTCTTTATTGGTACAGTATAACTTTCACTCATCCATAATCCAAGATCGACCATTTTACATCTTTCACAACAAAATGGTCTAAACTCACTCGAATAATAATCAAATTCTTTTTTACAATGTGGGCATTTAACAGAAAGAACCTTACTCATTCTCTATATTCCTAATGTTAGATAAAAACGTCTTTGAATTTCTTTAAATAAACGATTTGAAAGTTCATGCTCCTCGAATCGATTGGCACATCTTAAAAAGCGAAGAGAATTCGTTAACCAAATTTCATCACAATTATAGAGATCCTCTTCGTGAATTTGTTCTTGAGAAAAGTCATATGAATTCTTCTTCAAAAAATGAATAAGTTTATTTCGAACAATTCCAAGGAGAAGTCCACTTTGTTCAGGAGGAGTAATAATTCGCCCCTCTTTTACGATAAAGACATTACTAAAACTCGCTTCTAAAATATAGTCATCTGTATTTAAAAAGAGAATATCATCAAAGTCTAAAGTATTGGCCCTCTCAATTTCTCTAAGTGTTTCCAGATAATTTCCTGACTTCAAAAAACTTGGCAAAATACTGTGCCCTCGACGGGACTCACTCAAACAAAGAGAAAGGTCTTTTTGTTGCTCTAAAAACTCTTTTACACTCACAAGTGAATGATTCTTTCCCGTCAATGTTTTGAATAAAGTGATACGAAGATAGTACTGCTTTTCAGTTTCAAGTTCTAAAAGTAGCTTTTCTAAAATAGAACTCAATTCTTCGAAGTTAAAATCATCACCGTAAAGATAATTCCAAGAGCGCATTAATCTTTCTAAGTGCTCTTGTTGGAAAAGAACTTTTCCTTTAATAATACGAGTTGTAGTAAAGGGAGATTCTCCAAATAGAAAGGCCCTATTTAATAGGAGTTCACCACTTTGTGCTTCCTCTCCATCCAGGAGAATGAAATCAGTCCTAATCATTCTTATATCCATCAAAGTTACTTGAAATGTTAGATTCAATCGGTAATATATCTCGGTCAACTCATCTTAACGATGAATGAAGACAAAGGAAAGGACAATGAACACTGATCAAGTTGCCATTAT from Halobacteriovorax sp. GB3 includes:
- a CDS encoding inositol monophosphatase family protein; its protein translation is MMKNTELKKTLDIVAKISIETGAKLMKYQKKLNRLNITSKEAQGVFSEADVEAEKHIIKSLKRDFPTIPILGEESAFQDYQGKKEAYQKYAQMDYAWVVDPLDGTNNFLNGMDYFAVCISLVKKGQPILGVVHRPTSAHTFMAYQNGGSFFKVGAKRAKKIFNNRLSKKLNESMLVTGFITEKGKPNQKEFDLFWHMMGTCRGIRRMGSAALDLCYVAEGTFDGFWERGLAPWDMAAAAIICQEAGVKVTDYNAKKFSPFGETILAARSPVHAQMKKLINS
- a CDS encoding DNA gyrase inhibitor YacG is translated as MSKVLSVKCPHCKKEFDYYSSEFRPFCCERCKMVDLGLWMSESYTVPIKKTPEELEFDEFEIPQEDLNFFREDDEEH
- a CDS encoding aminotransferase class IV, with product MIRTDFILLDGEEAQSGELLLNRAFLFGESPFTTTRIIKGKVLFQQEHLERLMRSWNYLYGDDFNFEELSSILEKLLLELETEKQYYLRITLFKTLTGKNHSLVSVKEFLEQQKDLSLCLSESRRGHSILPSFLKSGNYLETLREIERANTLDFDDILFLNTDDYILEASFSNVFIVKEGRIITPPEQSGLLLGIVRNKLIHFLKKNSYDFSQEQIHEEDLYNCDEIWLTNSLRFLRCANRFEEHELSNRLFKEIQRRFYLTLGI